A genome region from Leguminivora glycinivorella isolate SPB_JAAS2020 chromosome 13, LegGlyc_1.1, whole genome shotgun sequence includes the following:
- the LOC125232420 gene encoding uncharacterized protein LOC125232420: MPWLHQLLRHDQLELSVLPVQCLCEFLSAGGAGGEAGKAGELAAHLRRTVASSEEGARAVLQYYTQRLAHSHAPTRAQANRGLKLVLTQAEDMAEMDYNAEVSPEEWLELLIQLRHWAAVRDEVLARLRAACLAECVPRHLAAYIAFLAEHADTLPPLVLDLSQVVMERQVVIGGVLPPAEPRAVPDHLQHRTLHAITSIFYAHLRKARTSGPLAPSAGAEWGAGGAGELVSLQWSAAAAAVPAVVAHAHYKLLCYGPSAYDTNQEMYSWLESVWVGEPPTAFAADGTTTSLLPDWLRLHLVRSARPALLELGLRALPAHKLALFIQTFGMPRSACSALLAALDACPAAAVLRLGVERGYMAQLLQVQRARGCSGGEAFAAALRLQPPVYPPGMCTPGSALLAALDGCCGWAWSAATWRSCCRCSARAAAPAARPSRPRCACSRPSTRPVCALLAAPCWQPWTGAAAGRGARLHGAAAAGAARARLLRRRGLRGRAAPAAARLPARYVHSWQRPAGSPGRVLRLGVERGYMAQLLQVQRARGCSGGEAFAAALRLQPPVYPPGMCTPGSALLAALDGCCGWAWSAATWRSCCRCSARAAAPAARPSRPRCACSRPSTRPVCALLAAPCWQPWTGAAAGRGARLHGAAAAGAARAAAPAARPSRPRCACSRPSTRPVCALLAAPCWQPWTGAAAGRGARLHGAAAAGAARARLLRRRGLRGRAAPAAARLPARYVHSWQRPAGSPGRVLRLGVERGYMAQLLQVQRARGCSGGEAFAAALRLQPPVYPPGMCTPGSALLAALDGCCGWAWSAATWRSCCRCSARAAAPAARPSRPRCACSRPSTRPVCALLAAPCWQPWTGAAAGRGARLHGAAAAGAARARLLRRRGLRGRAAPAAARLPARYVHSWQRPAGSPGRVLRLGVERGYMAQLLQVQRARGCSGGEAFAAALRLQPPVYPPGMCTPGSALLAALDGCCGWAWSAATWRSCCRCSARAAAPAARPSRPRCACSRPSTRPVCALLAAPCWQPWTGAAAGRGARLHGAAAAGAARARLLRRRGLRGRAAPAAARLPARYVHSWQRPAGSPGRVLRLGVERGYMAQLLQVQRARGCSGGEAFAAALRLQPPVYPPGMCTPGSALLAALDGCCGWAWSAATWRSCCRCSARGCSGGEAFAAALRLQPPVYPPGMCTPGSALLAALDGCCGWAWSAATWRSCCRCSARAAAPAARPSRPRCACSRPSTRPVCALLAAPCWQPWTGAAAGRGARLHGAAAAGAARARLLRRRGLRGRAAPAAARLPARYVHSWQRPAGSPGRVLRLGVERGYMAQLLQVQRARGCSGGEAFAAALRLQPPVYPPGMCTPGSALLAALDGCCGWAWSAATWRSCCRCSARAAAPAARPSRPRCACSRPSTRPVCALLAAPCWQPWTGAAAGRGARLHGAAAAGAARARLLRRRGLRGRAAPAAARLPARYVHSWQRPAGSPGRVLRLGVERGYMAQLLQVQRARGCSGGEAFAAALRLQPPVYPPGMCTPGSALLAALDGCCGWAWSAATWRSCCRCSARAAAPAARPSRPRCACSRPSTRPVCALLAAPCWQPWTGAAAGRGARLHGAAAAGAARARLLRRRGLRGRAAPAAARLPARYVHSWQRPAGSPGRVLRLGVERGYMAQLLQVQRARGCSGGEAFAAALRLQPPVYPPGMCTPGSALLAALDGCCGWAWSAATWRSCCRCSARAAAPAARPSRPRCACSRPSTRPVCALLAAPCWQPWTGAAAGRGARLHGAAAAGAARARLLRRRGLRGRAAPAAARLPARYVHSWQRPAGSPGRVLRLGVERGYMAQLLQVQRARGCSGGEAFAAALRLQPPVYPPGMCTPGSALLAALDGCCGWAWSAATWRSCCRCSARAAAPAARPSRPRCACSRPSTRPVCALLAAPCWQPWTGAAAGRGARLHGAAAAGAARAAAPAARPSRPRCACSRPSTRPVCALLAAPCWQPWTGAAAGRGARLHGAAAAGAARARLLRRRGLRGRAAPAAARLPARYVHSWQRPAGSPGRVLRLGVERGYMAQLLQVQRARGCSGGEAFAAALRLQPPVYPPGMCTPGSALLAALDGCCGWAWSAATWRSCCRCSARAAAPAARPSRPRCACSRPSTRPVCALLAAPCWQPWTGAAAGRGARLHGAAAAGAARARLLRRRGLRGRAAPAAARLPARYVHSWQRPAGSPGRVLRLGVERGYMAQLLQVQRARGCSGGEAFAAALRLQPPVYPPGMCTPGSALLAALDGCCGWAWSAATWRSCCRCSARAAAPAARPSRPRCACSRPSTRPVCALLAAPCWQPWTGAAAGRGARLHGAAAAGAARARLLRRRGLRGRAAPAAARLPARYVHSWQRPAGSPGRVLRLGVERGYMAQLLQVQRARGCSGGEAFAAALRLQPPVYPPGMCTPGSALLAALDGCCGWAWSAATWRSCCRCSARAAAPAARPSRPRCACSRPSTRPVCALLAAPCWQPWTGAAAGRGARLHGAAAAGAARARLLRRRGLRGRAAPAAARLPARYVHSWQRPAGSPGRVLRLGVERGYMAQLLQVQRARGCSGGEAFAAALRLQPPVYPPGMCTPGSALLAALDGCCGWAWSAATWRSCCRCSARAAAPAARPSRPRCACSRPSTRPVCALLAAPCWQPWTGAAAGRGARLHGAAAAGAARARLLRRRGLRGRAAPAAARLPARYVHSWQRPAGSPGRVLRLGVERGYMAQLLQVQRARGCSGGEAFAAALRLQPPVYPPGMCTPGSALLAALDGCCGWAWSAATWRSCCRCSARAAAPAARPSRPRCACSRPSTRPVCALLAAPCWQPWTGAAAGRGARLHGAAAAGAARARLLRRRGLRGRAAPAAARLPARYVHSWQRPAGSPGRVLRLGVERGYMAQLLQVQRARGCSGGEAFAAALRLQPPVYPPDDTLFDEEPLPSEDEDECAPIPLVIQPEQVPALLTTAFCGGTYPGDLDVAFTELNAKITEEVKKLRENVPTDCPYIQRVTMFLQSADSNILRGMTGASHAAVLLRSLTLARWPPLREVCSNLLKQFKCPAGPVANLLAQLAAPEKRAARPAPHLPHATKEQLIAALEAATPNTLEAIGNRIIETQNTRLVVDVISTLLEKNQQGAYESEVKVEVGAEPPPPHVFARRGLGCGLLLDWMSELQRETLGPQPERQMRLMFRAGSAAWRPLLVTLLAHRASWRTLHTCLSTLLQPNGGWAASGVLDFAETLMGSERVWQGRDRAAPRHQAPCHLHRLTHAQLEVLIKYIMEEAEEAGPDLDSMRRRIEARLPLALRCAPDPPSLLAAASAAEPLLLLLLYMKVPKIRQLLMESAERPLTTCPLEAAEPYQQVAASSTSATDRVSHALLTALAHPNKEHGKEANFKTWRLEAGVRSLWARVAGAGARALPLAGALLRGAVPAPARAHLLSALELLPDHELQRPDTSEEVQNILECFVQMAAAGGRERDRDSALQHRVAALMRRVAAHSPPRTHGSLSALSEEAGQARASGAPPPQALCALQRREPPDDLHIYIQEIDQWGSRRGGAWGGPGAATALLRALAPLCAEPGAAARSAAVGLLAKLLPAVPDPTPGLDAIMECLDSSLPEVAQSVIDKLPELVVGMQEHAARVLLKVFDLGVRSRLPVETSLARSVAAINLQRGC; encoded by the exons GACCTGAGTCAAGTGGTAATGGAGCGACAGGTCGTGATAGGCGGTGTGCTCCCGCCGGCCGAGCCCCGAGCTGTGCCTGACCACCTGCAGCACCGCACTCTGCACGCCATCACCTCCATCTTCTATGCACACTTGCGAAAG GCTCGCACGTCGGGGCCGCTGGCGCCCTCGGCGGGCGCGGAGtggggcgcgggcggcgcgggcgagcTGGTGTCGCTGCAGTGGAgcgcggccgccgccgccgtgcCCGCCGTCGTCGCGCACGCGCACTACAAGCTGCTGTGCTACGGCCCTTCTGCAT ACGACACGAACCAAGAAATGTACTCTTGGCTAGAATCAGTCTGGGTCGGGGAACCCCCGACGGCCTTCGCTGCCGACGGTACCACCACCAGCTTGCTGCCTGATTGGTTGCGGCTGCACCTCGTACGGTCAGCGAGGCCGGCGTTATTGGAGCTCGGCTTGCGGGCGTTACCCGCTCATAAGCTGGCGCTGTTTATACAGACGTTTGGCATGCCACGGTCCGCCTGCAG CGCCCTGCTGGCAGCCCTGGACGCGTGCCCGGCGGCCGCGGTGCTGCGGCTGGGCGTGGAGCGCGGCTACATGGCGCAGCTGCTGCAGGTGCAGCGCGCGCGCGGCTGCTCCGGCGGCGAGGCCTTCGCGGCCGCGCTGCGCCTGCAGCCGCCCGTCTACCCGCCCGGTATGTGCACTCCTGGCAGCGCCCTGCTGGCAGCCCTGGACGGGTGCTGCGGCTGGGCGTGGAGCGCGGCTACATGGCGCAGCTGCTGCAGGTGCAGCGCGCGCGCGGCTGCTCCGGCGGCGAGGCCTTCGCGGCCGCGCTGCGCCTGCAGCCGCCCGTCTACCCGCCCGGTATGTGCACTCCTGGCAGCGCCCTGCTGGCAGCCCTGGACGGGTGCTGCGGCTGGGCGTGGAGCGCGGCTACATGGCGCAGCTGCTGCAGGTGCAGCGCGCGCGCGGCTGCTCCGGCGGCGAGGCCTTCGCGGCCGCGCTGCGCCTGCAGCCGCCCGTCTACCCGCCCGGTATGTGCACTCCTGGCAGCGCCCTGCTGGCAGCCCTGGACGGGTGCTGCGGCTGGGCGTGGAGCGCGGCTACATGGCGCAGCTGCTGCAGGTGCAGCGCGCGCGCGGCTGCTCCGGCGGCGAGGCCTTCGCGGCCGCGCTGCGCCTGCAGCCGCCCGTCTACCCGCCCGGTATGTGCACTCCTGGCAGCGCCCTGCTGGCAGCCCTGGACGGGTGCTGCGGCTGGGCGTGGAGCGCGGCTACATGGCGCAGCTGCTGCAGGTGCAGCGCGCGCGCGGCTGCTCCGGCGGCGAGGCCTTCGCGGCCGCGCTGCGCCTGCAGCCGCCCGTCTACCCGCCCGGTATGTGCACTCCTGGCAGCGCCCTGCTGGCAGCCCTGGACGGGTGCTGCGGCTGGGCGTGGAGCGCGGCTACATGGCGCAGCTGCTGCAGGTGCAGCGCGCGCGGCTGCTCCGGCGGCGAGGCCTTCGCGGCCGCGCTGCGCCTGCAGCCGCCCGTCTACCCGCCCGGTATGTGCACTCCTGGCAGCGCCCTGCTGGCAGCCCTGGACGGGTGCTGCGGCTGGGCGTGGAGCGCGGCTACATGGCGCAGCTGCTGCAGGTGCAGCGCGCGCGCGGCTGCTCCGGCGGCGAGGCCTTCGCGGCCGCGCTGCGCCTGCAGCCGCCCGTCTACCCGCCCGGTATGTGCACTCCTGGCAGCGCCCTGCTGGCAGCCCTGGACGGGTGCTGCGGCTGGGCGTGGAGCGCGGCTACATGGCGCAGCTGCTGCAGGTGCAGCGCGCGCGCGGCTGCTCCGGCGGCGAGGCCTTCGCGGCCGCGCTGCGCCTGCAGCCGCCCGTCTACCCGCCCGGTATGTGCACTCCTGGCAGCGCCCTGCTGGCAGCCCTGGACGGGTGCTGCGGCTGGGCGTGGAGCGCGGCTACATGGCGCAGCTGCTGCAGGTGCAGCGCGCGCGCGGCTGCTCCGGCGGCGAGGCCTTCGCGGCCGCGCTGCGCCTGCAGCCGCCCGTCTACCCGCCCGGTATGTGCACTCCTGGCAGCGCCCTGCTGGCAGCCCTGGACGGGTGCTGCGGCTGGGCGTGGAGCGCGGCTACATGGCGCAGCTGCTGCAGGTGCAGCGCGCGCGCGGCTGCTCCGGCGGCGAGGCCTTCGCGGCCGCGCTGCGCCTGCAGCCGCCCGTCTACCCGCCCGGTATGTGCACTCCTGGCAGCGCCCTGCTGGCAGCCCTGGACGGGTGCTGCGGCTGGGCGTGGAGCGCGGCTACATGGCGCAGCTGCTGCAGGTGCAGCGCGCGCGCGGCTGCTCCGGCGGCGAGGCCTTCGCGGCCGCGCTGCGCCTGCAGCCGCCCGTCTACCCGCCCGGTATGTGCACTCCTGGCAGCGCCCTGCTGGCAGCCCTGGACGGGTGCTGCGGCTGGGCGTGGAGCGCGGCTACATGGCGCAGCTGCTGCAGGTGCAGCGCGCGCGCGGCTGCTCCGGCGGCGAGGCCTTCGCGGCCGCGCTGCGCCTGCAGCCGCCCGTCTACCCGCCCGGTATGTGCACTCCTGGCAGCGCCCTGCTGGCAGCCCTGGACGGGTGCTGCGGCTGGGCGTGGAGCGCGGCTACATGGCGCAGCTGCTGCAGGTGCAGCGCGCGCGCGGCTGCTCCGGCGGCGAGGCCTTCGCGGCCGCGCTGCGCCTGCAGCCGCCCGTCTACCCGCCCGGTATGTGCACTCCTGGCAGCGCCCTGCTGGCAGCCCTGGACGGGTGCTGCGGCTGGGCGTGGAGCGCGGCTACATGGCGCAGCTGCTGCAGGTGCAGCGCGCGCGCGGCTGCTCCGGCGGCGAGGCCTTCGCGGCCGCGCTGCGCCTGCAGCCGCCCGTCTACCCGCCCGGTATGTGCACTCCTGGCAGCGCCCTGCTGGCAGCCCTGGACGGGTGCTGCGGCTGGGCGTGGAGCGCGGCTACATGGCGCAGCTGCTGCAGGTGCAGCGCGCGCGGCTGCTCCGGCGGCGAGGCCTTCGCGGCCGCGCTGCGCCTGCAGCCGCCCGTCTACCCGCCCGGTATGTGCACTCCTGGCAGCGCCCTGCTGGCAGCCCTGGACGGGTGCTGCGGCTGGGCGTGGAGCGCGGCTACATGGCGCAGCTGCTGCAGGTGCAGCGCGCGCGCGGCTGCTCCGGCGGCGAGGCCTTCGCGGCCGCGCTGCGCCTGCAGCCGCCCGTCTACCCGCCCGGTATGTGCACTCCTGGCAGCGCCCTGCTGGCAGCCCTGGACGGGTGCTGCGGCTGGGCGTGGAGCGCGGCTACATGGCGCAGCTGCTGCAGGTGCAGCGCGCGCGCGGCTGCTCCGGCGGCGAGGCCTTCGCGGCCGCGCTGCGCCTGCAGCCGCCCGTCTACCCGCCCGGTATGTGCACTCCTGGCAGCGCCCTGCTGGCAGCCCTGGACGGGTGCTGCGGCTGGGCGTGGAGCGCGGCTACATGGCGCAGCTGCTGCAGGTGCAGCGCGCGCGCGGCTGCTCCGGCGGCGAGGCCTTCGCGGCCGCGCTGCGCCTGCAGCCGCCCGTCTACCCGCCCGGTATGTGCACTCCTGGCAGCGCCCTGCTGGCAGCCCTGGACGGGTGCTGCGGCTGGGCGTGGAGCGCGGCTACATGGCGCAGCTGCTGCAGGTGCAGCGCGCGCGCGGCTGCTCCGGCGGCGAGGCCTTCGCGGCCGCGCTGCGCCTGCAGCCGCCCGTCTACCCGCCCGGTATGTGCACTCCTGGCAGCGCCCTGCTGGCAGCCCTGGACGGGTGCTGCGGCTGGGCGTGGAGCGCGGCTACATGGCGCAGCTGCTGCAGGTGCAGCGCGCGCGCGGCTGCTCCGGCGGCGAGGCCTTCGCGGCCGCGCTGCGCCTGCAGCCGCCCGTCTACCCGCCCGGTATGTGCACTCCTGGCAGCGCCCTGCTGGCAGCCCTGGACGGGTGCTGCGGCTGGGCGTGGAGCGCGGCTACATGGCGCAGCTGCTGCAGGTGCAGCGCGCGCGCGGCTGCTCCGGCGGCGAGGCCTTCGCGGCCGCGCTGCGCCTGCAGCCGCCCGTCTACCCGCCCGGTATGTGCACTCCTGGCAGCGCCCTGCTGGCAGCCCTGGACGGGTGCTGCGGCTGGGCGTGGAGCGCGGCTACATGGCGCAGCTGCTGCAGGTGCAGCGCGCGCGCGGCTGCTCCGGCGGCGAGGCCTTCGCGGCCGCGCTGCGCCTGCAGCCGCCCGTCTACCCGCCCGGTATGTGCACTCCTGGCAGCGCCCTGCTGGCAGCCCTGGACGGGTGCTGCGGCTGGGCGTGGAGCGCGGCTACATGGCGCAGCTGCTGCAGGTGCAGCGCGCGCGCGGCTGCTCCGGCGGCGAGGCCTTCGCGGCCGCGCTGCGCCTGCAGCCGCCCGTCTACCCGCCCGGTATGTGCACTCCTGGCAGCGCCCTGCTGGCAGCCCTGGACGGGTGCTGCGGCTGGGCGTGGAGCGCGGCTACATGGCGCAGCTGCTGCAGGTGCAGCGCGCGCGCGGCTGCTCCGGCGGCGAGGCCTTCGCGGCCGCGCTGCGCCTGCAGCCGCCCGTCTACCCGCCCGGTATGTGCACTCCTGGCAGCGCCCTGCTGGCAGCCCTGGACGGGTGCTGCGGCTGGGCGTGGAGCGCGGCTACATGGCGCAGCTGCTGCAGGTGCAGCGCGCGCGCGGCTGCTCCGGCGGCGAGGCCTTCGCGGCCGCGCTGCGCCTGCAGCCGCCCGTCTACCCGCCCGGTATGTGCACTCCTGGCAGCGCCCTGCTGGCAGCCCTGGACGGGTGCTGCGGCTGGGCGTGGAGCGCGGCTACATGGCGCAGCTGCTGCAGGTGCAGCGCGCGCGCGGCTGCTCCGGCGGCGAGGCCTTCGCGGCCGCGCTGCGCCTGCAGCCGCCCGTCTACCCGCCCGGTATGTGCACTCCTGGCAGCGCCCTGCTGGCAGCCCTGGACGGGTGCTGCGGCTGGGCGTGGAGCGCGGCTACATGGCGCAGCTGCTGCAGGTGCAGCGCGCGCGCGGCTGCTCCGGCGGCGAGGCCTTCGCGGCCGCGCTGCGCCTGCAGCCGCCCGTCTACCCGCCCGGTATGTGCACTCCTGGCAGCGCCCTGCTGGCAGCCCTGGACGGGTGCTGCGGCTGGGCGTGGAGCGCGGCTACATGGCGCAGCTGCTGCAGGTGCAGCGCGCGCGCGGCTGCTCCGGCGGCGAGGCCTTCGCGGCCGCGCTGCGCCTGCAGCCGCCCGTCTACCCGCCCGGTATGTGCACTCCTGGCAGCGCCCTGCTGGCAGCCCTGGACGGGTGCTGCGGCTGGGCGTGGAGCGCGGCTACATGGCGCAGCTGCTGCAGGTGCAGCGCGCGCGGCTGCTCCGGCGGCGAGGCCTTCGCGGCCGCGCTGCGCCTGCAGCCGCCCGTCTACCCGCCCGGTATGTGCACTCCTGGCAGCGCCCTGCTGGCAGCCCTGGACGGGTGCTGCGGCTGGGCGTGGAGCGCGGCTACATGGCGCAGCTGCTGCAGGTGCAGCGCGCGCGCGGCTGCTCCGGCGGCGAGGCCTTCGCGGCCGCGCTGCGCCTGCAGCCGCCCGTCTACCCGCCCGGTATGTGCACTCCTGGCAGCGCCCTGCTGGCAGCCCTGGACGGGTGCTGCGGCTGGGCGTGGAGCGCGGCTACATGGCGCAGCTGCTGCAGGTGCAGCGCGCGCGCGGCTGCTCCGGCGGCGAGGCCTTCGCGGCCGCGCTGCGCCTGCAGCCGCCCGTCTACCCGCCCGGTATGTGCACTCCTGGCAGCGCCCTGCTGGCAGCCCTGGACGGGTGCTGCGGCTGGGCGTGGAGCGCGGCTACATGGCGCAGCTGCTGCAGGTGCAGCGCGCGCGCGGCTGCTCCGGCGGCGAGGCCTTCGCGGCCGCGCTGCGCCTGCAGCCGCCCGTCTACCCGCCCGGTATGTGCACTCCTGGCAGCGCCCTGCTGGCAGCCCTGGACGGGTGCTGCGGCTGGGCGTGGAGCGCGGCTACATGGCGCAGCTGCTGCAGGTGCAGCGCGCGCGCGGCTGCTCCGGCGGCGAGGCCTTCGCGGCCGCGCTGCGCCTGCAGCCGCCCGTCTACCCGCCCGGTATGTGCACTCCTGGCAGCGCCCTGCTGGCAGCCCTGGACGGGTGCTGCGGCTGGGCGTGGAGCGCGGCTACATGGCGCAGCTGCTGCAGGTGCAGCGCGCGCGCGGCTGCTCCGGCGGCGAGGCCTTCGCGGCCGCGCTGCGCCTGCAGCCGCCCGTCTACCCGCCCGGTATGTGCACTCCTGGCAGCGCCCTGCTGGCAGCCCTGGACGGGTGCTGCGGCTGGGCGTGGAGCGCGGCTACATGGCGCAGCTGCTGCAGGTGCAGCGCGCGCGCGGCTGCTCCGGCGGCGAGGCCTTCGCGGCCGCGCTGCGCCTGCAGCCGCCCGTCTACCCGCCCGGTATGTGCACTCCTGGCAGCGCCCTGCTGGCAGCCCTGGACGGGTGCTGCGGCTGGGCGTGGAGCGCGGCTACATGGCGCAGCTGCTGCAGGTGCAGCGCGCGCGCGGCTGCTCCGGCGGCGAGGCCTTCGCGGCCGCGCTGCGCCTGCAGCCGCCCGTCTACCCGCCCGGTATGTGCACTCCTGGCAGCGCCCTGCTGGCAGCCCTGGACGGGTGCTGCGGCTGGGCGTGGAGCGCGGCTACATGGCGCAGCTGCTGCAGGTGCAGCGCGCGCGCGGCTGCTCCGGCGGCGAGGCCTTCGCGGCCGCGCTGCGCCTGCAGCCGCCCGTCTACCCGCCCGGTATGTGCACTCCTGGCAGCGCCCTGCTGGCAGCCCTGGACGGGTGCTGCGGCTGGGCGTGGAGCGCGGCTACATGGCGCAGCTGCTGCAGGTGCAGCGCGCGCGCGGCTGCTCCGGCGGCGAGGCCTTCGCGGCCGCGCTGCGCCTGCAGCCGCCCGTCTACCCGCCCGGTATGTGCACTCCTGGCAGCGCCCTGCTGGCAGCCCTGGACGGGTGCTGCGGCTGGGCGTGGAGCGCGGCTACATGGCGCAGCTGCTGCAGGTGCAGCGCGCGCGCGGCTGCTCCGGCGGCGAGGCCTTCGCGGCCGCGCTGCGCCTGCAGCCGCCCGTCTACCCGCCCGGTATGTGCACTCCTGGCAGCGCCCTGCTGGCAGCCCTGGACGGGTGCTGCGGCTGGGCGTGGAGCGCGGCTACATGGCGCAGCTGCTGCAGGTGCAGCGCGCGCGCGGCTGCTCCGGCGGCGAGGCCTTCGCGGCCGCGCTGCGCCTGCAGCCGCCCGTCTACCCGCCCGGTATGTGCACTCCTGGCAGCGCCCTGCTGGCAGCCCTGGACGGGTGCTGCGGCTGGGCGTGGAGCGCGGCTACATGGCGCAGCTGCTGCAGGTGCAGCGCGCGCGCGGCTGCTCCGGCGGCGAGGCCTTCGCGGCCGCGCTGCGCCTGCAGCCGCCCGTCTACCCGCCCGGTATGTGCACTCCTGGCAGCGCCCTGCTGGCAGCCCTGGACGGGTGCTGCGGCTGGGCGTGGAGCGCGGCTACATGGCGCAGCTGCTGCAGGTGCAGCGCGCGCGCGGCTGCTCCGGCGGCGAGGCCTTCGCGGCCGCGCTGCGCCTGCAGCCGCCCGTCTACCCGCCCGGTATGTGCACTCCTGGCAGCGCCCTGCTGGCAGCCCTGGACGGGTGCTGCGGCTGGGCGTGGAGCGCGGCTACATGGCGCAGCTGCTGCAGGTGCAGCGCGCGCGCGGCTGCTCCGGCGGCGAGGCCTTCGCGGCCGCGCTGCGCCTGCAGCCGCCCGTCTACCCGCCCGGTATGTGCACTCCTGGCAGCGCCCTGCTGGCAGCCCTGGACGGGTGCTGCGGCTGGGCGTGGAGCGCGGCTACATGGCGCAGCTGCTGCAGGTGCAGCGCGCGCGCGGCTGCTCCGGCGGCGAGGCCTTCGCGGCCGCGCTGCGCCTGCAGCCGCCCGTCTACCCGCCCGGTATGTGCACTCCTGGCAGCGCCCTGCTGGCAGCCCTGGACGGGTGCTGCGGCTGGGCGTGGAGCGCGGCTACATGGCGCAGCTGCTGCAGGTGCAGCGCGCGCGCGGCTGCTCCGGCGGCGAGGCCTTCGCGGCCGCGCTGCGCCTGCAGCCGCCCGTCTACCCGCCCGGTATGTGCACTCCTGGCAGCGCCCTGCTGGCAGCCCTGGACGGGTGCTGCGGCTGGGCGTGGAGCGCGGCTACATGGCGCAGCTGCTGCAGGTGCAGCGCGCGCGCGGCTGCTCCGGCGGCGAGGCCTTCGCGGCCGCGCTGCGCCTGCAGCCGCCCGTCTACCCGCCCG ATGACACACTATTCGATGAAGAACCGCTTCCCTCCGAAGACGAAGACGAGTGCGCGCCAATCCCACTTGTCATCCAACCAGAGCAAGTCCCAGCCTTGCTGACCACTGCCTTCTGCGGAGGTACCTACCCAGGAGACCTGGATGTGGCCTTCACTGAACTTAACGCC AAAATAACAGAGGAAGTGAAGAAACTCCGCGAAAACGTCCCAACTGACTGCCCCTACATCCAGCGCGTCACCATGTTTCTGCAGTCTGCTGATAGTAATATACTCCGCGGCATGACCGGCGCCAGCCACGCCGCCGTGCTGCTGCGCAGCCTGACGCTAGCGCGCTGGCCGCCGCTCCGAGAG GTGTGCTCAAACTTGCTGAAGCAGTTCAAGTGCCCCGCCGGTCCGGTCGCGAACCTCCTGGCGCAACTGGCGGCCCCTGAGAAGCGAGCGGCCCGCCCTGCACCACACCTGCCACACGCTACCAAGGAACAACTCATCGCAG CGCTGGAAGCGGCGACGCCGAACACCTTGGAAGCGATCGGTAACCGCATCATCGAGACGCAGAACACTCGTCTGGTGGTGGACGTCATCTCCACGCTGCTGGAGAAGAACCAACAGGGCGCTTACGAGTCCGAG GTTAAAGTGGAAGTGGGCGCCGAGCCGCCGCCTCCGCACGTGTTCGCTCGGCGAGGCCTCGGTTGCGGGTTGCTACTGGATTGGATGTCGGAATTGCAACGAGAAACACTTGGCCCGCAGCCTGAACGACAG ATGCGGCTAATGTTCCGCGCGGGCTCGGCGGCGTGGCGGCCGCTGCTGGTGACGCTCCTCGCTCACCGAGCCTCGTGGCGCACTCTACACACGTGCCTCTCCACTTTACTGCAGCCCAACGG GGGCTGGGCGGCGAGCGGAGTGCTGGACTTCGCGGAGACACTGATGGGCTCGGAGCGCGTGTGGCAGGGCCGCgaccgcgccgcgccgcgccaccAGGCGCCCTGCCACCTGCACCGGCTCACGCACGCGCag CTGGAAGTCCTTATCAAATACATAATGGAAGAAGCGGAAGAGGCTGGCCCCGACCTGGACAGCATGCGGCGGCGCATCGAGGCGCGCTTGCCGCTCGCGCTGCGCTGCGCGCCCGACCCGCCCTCCCTCCTCGCCGCCGCCTCCGCCGCCGAGCCTTTGCTACTACTGCTACTCTATATGAAG GTGCCAAAGATCCGTCAACTGCTTATGGAGAGTGCAGAACGTCCCTTAACGACTTGCCCCCTAGAGGCGGCGGAGCCCTACCAGCAAGTAGCTGCCAGCTCTACCAGCGCCACTGACAGAGTGTCCCATGCGTTGTTGACGGCTCTAGCGCATCCGAATAAGGAGCATGGAAAGGAGGCTAACTTCAA GACGTGGCGCCTGGAAGCCGGTGTACGTTCTCTGTGGGCTCGAGTTGCCGGCGCAGGAGCCCGGGCGTTGCCTCTAGCGGGCGCGCTGCTGCGTGGCGCTGTTCCAGCCCCTGCGCGGGCGCACCTGCTGTCCGCACTCGAGTTGTTACCTGATCACGAACTACAACGACCTGATACAAG TGAAGAAGTGCAAAACATTCTGGAATGTTTTGTGCAAATGGCGGCAGCCGGGGGCCGGGAACGAGATCGCGATTCGGCGCTGCAACACCGCGTCGCCGCGCTCATGCGCCGCGTGGCTGCGCACAGCCCACCTCGCACGCA CGGATCCTTAAGCGCGCTGAGCGAGGAGGCGGGGCAGGCGCGCGCGTcgggcgcgccgccgccgcaggcGCTGTGCGCGCTGCAGCGCCGCGAGCCGCCCGACGACCTGCACATATACATACAG GAAATCGATCAGTGGGGCAGTCGTCGCGGAGGCGCGTGGGGCGGGCCGGGCGCGGCCACGGCGCTGCTGCGCGCGCTGGCGCCGCTGTGCGCCGAGCCCGGCGCCGCCGCCCGCAGCGCCGCCGTCGGCCTGCTCGCCAAGCTGCTGCCCGCCGTGCCCGACCCCACGCCCG GTCTAGACGCAATCATGGAATGCCTGGATTCGTCACTACCAGAAGTCGCGCAGTCCGTCATCGACAAACTACCCGAGCTCGTCGTCGGCATGCAGGAACACGCCGCCCGGGTCTTGCtaaag GTGTTCGACCTGGGCGTGCGCAGCCGCCTACCCGTCGAGACGAGCCTGGCGCGCTCCGTCGCCGCCATCAACCTGCAGCGGGGATGCTGA